The proteins below are encoded in one region of Penicillium psychrofluorescens genome assembly, chromosome: 4:
- a CDS encoding uncharacterized protein (ID:PFLUO_007139-T1.cds;~source:funannotate): MATPPPKLFSFPDAEALAQQLRAYVLRNQNAALARHDTFRLAVSGGSLPATLAKALLAPSDGSPEDSPQFDKWDIFFADERAVPLDHEDSNYRLLKDELLSKIPAELGTPTVHTIDANHIQDDDPQELADLYQDELMRSFAAKDSVKLPVFDLILLGCGPDGHTCSLFPGHELLREKDAWVGAESNSPKPPPKRITLTLPVVTHAISIAFVATGAGKKEILRKIFDLEEGRSIPSALVNEGGGEKVSWFTDHPAVDGVSFPRRGSL, from the coding sequence atggctACCCCCCCACCCAAACTCTTCAGCTTCCCGGATGCCGAGGCACTGGCTCAGCAATTGCGCGCCTATGTCCTACGCAATCAGAACGCCGCCCTGGCCCGCCACGATACCTTCCGTTTGGCTGTGTCCGGTGGTTCGCTGCCCGCTACACTGGCCAAAGCCCTGCTGGCCCCCAGCGATGGATCGCCCGAAGACTCCCCGCAGTTCGACAAATGGGACATCTTCTTTGCCGACGAGCGCGCCGTGCCCCTCGACCATGAAGACAGCAACTACCGCCTGTTGAAGGATGAGCTGCTGAGCAAGATCCCCGCCGAGCTGGGCACCCCGACCGTGCACACCATTGATGCCAACCACATCCAGGATGACGACCCCCAGGAACTGGCCGATCTGTATCAGGATGAGTTGATGCGTTCCTTCGCCGCCAAGGACAGCGTCAAGCTGCCCGTCTtcgacctcatcctcctcggctgcGGGCCGGACGGCCACACCTGCTCGCTCTTCCCGGGCCACGAGCTGCTGCGCGAAAAGGACGCCTGGGTTGGCGCGGAAAGCAACTCACCCAAACCCCCGCCCAAGCGCATCACCCTCACTCTACCCGTGGTGACGCACGCCATCAGCATCGCCTTCGTGGCGACGGGTGccggcaagaaggaaatcCTGAGGAAGATCTTCGACCTAGAGGAGGGCCGCAGTATTCCCTCGGCACTGGTCAACGAGGGAGGTGGCGAGAAGGTCAGCTGGTTTACCGATCACCCGGCGGTGGATGGTGTTTCGTTCCCTCGTCGCGGGAGCCTGTGA
- a CDS encoding uncharacterized protein (ID:PFLUO_007141-T1.cds;~source:funannotate), which translates to MSPMGMPPQQFMPMMADPMAQPLPCYPPSPLMHCTMFDPPAWAMMPAYPMSPMHPQHGTAAEDEMGYQRYPRKQHDHQYMPNSREISIHNLSTSATNVDLKNLLQGAGAVEQCTVTATSDAKTSYGSATMHSADGARRAVSMFNNMSFMGAQLRVKMARGSHASRGRSWDGAVLDSGCGYWDEMEGLDWAEIEESRSLGAAASNNRPVDPCQPLVVDGSGQTNKSVGSLSTSAPT; encoded by the coding sequence ATGAGCCCCATGGGCATGCCACCCCAGCAGTTCATGCCTATGATGGCCGACCCTATGGCACAGCCACTCCCCTGCTACCCACCTTCACCACTGATGCACTGCACGATGTTCGACCCACCAGCCTGGGCGATGATGCCCGCGTATCCAATGTCCCCGATGCATCCCCAGCATGGAACAGCAGCCGAGGACGAAATGGGATACCAGAGATACCCACGCAAACAGCACGATCACCAGTATATGCCCAACTCGAGGGAGATATCAATCCACAATCTCAGCACCAGTGCCACAAACGTCGACCTCAAAAACCTCCTCCAGGGCGCCGGCGCGGTAGAGCAATGCACCGTGACGGCAACATCAGACGCCAAGACGAGCTACGGCTCGGCGACGATGCACAGCGCCGACGGGGCGCGCCGCGCTGTGTCGATGTTCAATAACATGAGTTTCATGGGTGCGCAACTGCGTgtgaagatggcgagggGATCACATGCTTCACGGGGAAGAAGCTGGGATGGGGCAGTACTGGATAGCGGTTGTGGGTActgggatgagatggaaggGCTGGATTGGGCAGAGATCGAGGAAAGCAGAAGCTTGGGAGCTGCTGCGTCAAATAACAGGCCTGTTGATCCGTGCCAGCCACTTGTGGTTGATGGATCGGGACAGACGAATAA
- a CDS encoding uncharacterized protein (ID:PFLUO_007140-T1.cds;~source:funannotate) produces MPFLGREKARGPKSRRSDDEFVVFLQGIPAHCRWQELKDLVRQTALHIRQAVVYDDSHGVPTGLGQIIVKNEDEAWRTYHRLSTNGWDGQSLVVTLARTSAPTKPIAGPTKSPSAMTPSGYVTPPRGQANLTMPPSPISPE; encoded by the exons ATGCCGTTTCTTGGCCGTGAGAAAGCCCGTGGCCCAAAGTCGCGCAGATCAGACGACGAGTTTGTCGTCTTCTTACAAGGT ATTCCGGCCCATTGCCGCTGGCAGGAACTGAAGGATCTGGTGCGGCAGACGGCGCTGCATATCCGCCAGGCAGTGGTGTACGATGATAGTCATGGTGTTCCCACAGGATTAGGGCAGATTATCGtcaagaacgaggacgaggcgtGGCGGACATATC ACCGGTTATCGACAAATGGATGGGACGGCCAGAGTCTGGTCGTCACGCTGGCACGTACCAGTGCACCCACCAAGCCCATCGCAGGGCCGACCAAAAGCCCGTCGGCCATGACACCCTCAGGCTATGTGACGCCTCCACGAGGACAGGCCAATCTGACGATGCCACCGTCGCCCATATCACCCGAGTAG
- a CDS encoding uncharacterized protein (ID:PFLUO_007138-T1.cds;~source:funannotate): MPIPTRSSSLRDPRRQTSNIARPATNTIGTTREPARPTNEKPNHSIPSSVESASVKDNATVKGTLLPQRGTGQVRFQPPESRLPQRDVSPKRSQQASPENAKQEQPESQVASSRAVPGRRQSLRRPGALKMPATTAKTNVSGPTKGPAPSFAPPSPRKHQAVLPSKRPPSPKRTDMPPPPRPMRSASLRQAPNHAGPAAAARGHARHRSQVVPTSAKQTEITPKSRTQFSTYQQHYSPRKPGVKPPTPTPGTTSDTGSLQIPSSWPDITALQTELLQLSLFHSTSLQRQSEWKSQSTSGLHKKYNAVANHYRSVLADEKACQHQLNMQALNVWFQNCRDHTGSSGFPEQIQTLSQILQEVSDLGGVGGRYTRTVQHFEEWFEQADEIRNCRKSAKAMEAAGFINPLDRAWKEELHGLQSKLELCTRQLQSLDILGLGHTQHVQHSALIRAAQNLVDYIQLMTEEIGAMRVLEGELVRSEREFACQRATQLANAPREMRAPRAGIWTVV; this comes from the exons ATGCCCATTCCCACgcgctcgtcctcgctgcGCGATCCTCGCCGGCAG ACCTCGAATATCGCCCGACCTGCCACGAACACCATCGGAACAACTAGAGAACCTGCCCGCCCGACAAATGAAAAGCCCAACCACTCTATCCCCTCGTCGGTCGAGAGTGCCTCCGTGAAAGACAATGCGACCGTCAAGGGGACTCTCCTGCCGCAGCGCGGGACGGGTCAGGTACGGTTTCAGCCACCAGAAAGCAGGCTGCCGCAGCGGGATGTCTCACCGAAAAGATCGCAGCAGGCATCCCCCGAGAATGCAAAACAGGAGCAGCCCGAGTCCCAGGTGGCCTCAAGCCGTGCTGTCCCTGGCCGTCGTCAAAGCCTCAGGCGGCCCGGGGCTCTGAAGATGCCCGCAACAACTGCAAAGACCAATGTCTCTGGGCCAACGAAGGGCCCTGCACCCTCATTCgcgccgccgtcgcctcGCAAACATCAGGCAGTGCTGCCCTCCAAGCGGCCTCCGTCTCCGAAAAGGACGGAtatgccgccgccgccgcgtccCATGAGATCTGCTTCGTTGAGGCAGGCTCCTAACCATGCCGGaccggccgcggcggctAGAGGGCATGCGCGACATCGCAGCCAAGTAGTTCCGACGAGCGCGAAGCAGACCGAGATCACCCCCAAATCACGGACACAGTTCTCGACATACCAGCAACACTACTCTCCCAGGAAACCCGGAGTCAAACCCCCAACGCCTACGCCCGGCACTACTTCCGACACGGGTAGCCTTCAGATCCCATCGTCTTGGCCGGATATCACAGCCCTGCAGACGGAACTGCTTCAATTGAGCTTATTCCACTCGACCTCGCTTCAACGGCAGTCGGAGTGGAAATCCCAATCGACGTCTGGTCTACACAAGAAATACAATGCAGTTGCCAATCACTATCGGTCTGTGTTGGCGGATGAGAAAGCATGTCAACATCAGCTGAATATGCAGGCCCTGAACGTCTGGTTTCAGAATTGCCGTGATCACACGGGCTCGAGTGGATTCCCGGAGCAGATCCAGACTCTTTCTCAGATTCTGCAAGAAGTGTCCGATCTCGGCGGAGTTGGTGGGCGGTACACGCGTACTGTGCAACACTTTGAAGAGTGGTTCGAACAAGCAGATGAGATTCGAAATTGTCGCAAATCAGCCAAAGCGATGGAAGCAGCTGGGTTCATCAACCCACTCGACCGCGCctggaaggaggagctgcacGGTCTACAGAGCAAGCTGGAGCTATGCACGCGCCAGCTGCAGAGCTTGGATATCTTGGGACTTGGACATACACAGCATGTACAGCACTCGGCTCTGATCCGAGCCGCGCAGAACCTGGTGGACTACATCCAGCTCATGACGGAGGAGATCGGCGCGATGCGGGTGCTGGAGGGCGAGCTCGTCCGGTCGGAGAGGGAGTTTGCCTGTCAGCGGGCAACACAACTGGCGAATGCGCCGCGAGAAATGAGAGCTCCACGGGCAGGAATCTGGACTGTCGTGTAA